A genomic segment from Gadus morhua chromosome 4, gadMor3.0, whole genome shotgun sequence encodes:
- the ube2g1b gene encoding ubiquitin-conjugating enzyme E2G 1b, giving the protein MTEQSNLLLRKQLGELNKNPVEGFSAGLIDDDDIYQWEVVVIGPQDTLFEGGFFKAHLIFPKDYPLRPPKMKFITEVWHPNVAKNGDVCISILHEPGEDKYGYEKPEERWLPIHTVETIMISVISMLADPNGDSPANVDAAKEWREDPNGEFKKKVARCVRKSQEMAFD; this is encoded by the exons ATGACAGAACAATCAAATCTGTTACTGCGTAAACAACTCGGAG AGCTAAACAAGAATCCAGTGGAAGGCTTTTCTGCAGGTCTCATCGATGACGATGACATATACCAGTGGGAGGTCGTTGTTATCGGACCACAAGATACCCTGTT CGAGGGCGGTTTCTTCAAGGCTCACTTGATATTTCCCAAAGATTATCCTTTGAGACCGCCGAAGATGAAGTTCATAACAGAAGTATGGCATCCTAATG TGGCCAAGAATGGCGACGTGTGCATCTCTATCCTGCATGAGCCCGGAGAGGACAAATATGGCTACGAGAAGCCAGAGGAGCGCTGGCTGCCCATTCACACTGTGGAGACCATCATGATCAGCGTCATCTCCATGTTGGCCGACCCCAATGGAGACTCTCCTGCCAATGTGGATGCAGCT AAAGAGTGGCGGGAAGACCCGAACGGAGAGTTCAAGAAGAAGGTAGCGCGCTGTGTGAGGAAAAGCCAGGAGATGGCTTTTGACTAG